In Phragmites australis chromosome 18, lpPhrAust1.1, whole genome shotgun sequence, the genomic window CCGATGCGAAGCTGCCGCCGCCATAGTTGCCCTCGCTGTTCCTGCAGTCCGACAGGTCGCCGTCGCTATTGTCACCCAGGTCCAGCATTGCGCGCAGCGCCATCTGCGCCATCTCCTTGTGAACGCCGGCGTGCGCGTGCTCGGCGATGAGGATGAGCGGGCGGTCCGCGCCGGCCGCTCTGGCGAGCCCCCGGAACCGCGGGCTACCCCTGCTCATGGCGTACAGTGCGGCCACACACCATTCCTGGAGGTCCGAGTTGCGAGCGTCGTCGGACAGGATGGCGGACACCGTCGCCACAGCGCCCGCGTCCATTAGAGCGGTGCGGCCCTCCACGCAGGCGGCCACGTTGCAGATTACCATGAGCGCCAGCCTGCGGATGGGCGACGGCTCGGCGACGTTGGACGCGACGGAGAGCAGGCTCCTGCCCGCGCCCGGGGCACGCGCGAGCTTGGATTGGTTCACGGCAGCGAGGGAGAGGTGGTACAGCGCCATCCCGGCGTCGCGGCGCGCGCGCAGGGCATGGTCGCAGGTGGTGAGGACGGCGAGGAGCAGCGGcacagccccgagcacgccGATGGCGGCGCGGTTCTCCTCGTGGAGGGCGAGGCCAAAGAGCGCGCCGGCCGCGTGCTCGCGCGcctccggcggcgcggcggcagaGGCGAGCACCTCGATGAGTGCCGGCACCGCGCCCGCGCGCACGATGGGCACCGTATTCTCCGGCTCGAGCGAAAGGTTCGCCagcgccgcggcggcgtcggcgcgCGCCGAGGCGGTGTGGCGCGAGGAAAGCAGGACGCGCCTGAGCGCCGCGAGCAGCCGCGACCCGCAGAGCTCGCGCCGCCTGGCCTTGCCATCCCGCGTCGCCCGACGCAGCGCGGCCATCGCCGCCTCTACCTCCCCCTCGTCCccggcctccaccgccttcgccaacacctcctcctccgcctcttcAATTCTAATaaactcctcttctctctctttcatcGCCTCCTTCCCGCGCACCACCTCCCCCGCAGCCATCTCCGTTGACGACCCAGCCGACGACGACGATGGCGTCGACGCAGCGGACGCCCCCTCCGACGAGCACGACAGATTCGACGCCGACCTCGCCGGCGGCACCCGCGCCGCGCGGAGCACGGCCTTCCGCGCCTCCTCGGCGAAAGGCGCCACGGGCGCCGCGCGTCCAGACCGCGCGCACCACGTCCTGACGGCCGCCCGGAGCGCGTTGTTGGGTATGGCCACGGCACCAGCACCACCCGGCTCCTCCCCGACCACTCCGTTCGTGCCGAGCGAGAGGCCCAGCTCCGCGCAGGCCTGGACGCACGCGCGTTCGTACGTCCGCCCCGACGGGAGGATCACGGGGTCTGCCATGGGTGCGCCCAAGATCGGGCACAGGAACTCCCCCGgcacctcttcctcctcctccttcctcgtcGGGGCCGAAAGAACAAGAACGTCTGGCGCCCTGTGCTTCGGCTTGGCCGCTGCCGGCGCAAAGCGGAAAGGAAGCAGCTTCCAGCGCTGCGCGCGCTCGGCACCCATCCGCGTCGCCGGCGCCGATGCTTATCAGCTCGGCCGGCAGCAGCAATGCAGCTGCTTTTGGTGGTGCAATGCCAATAATGGTGGCTGCTTTTGGCTGGCTGGGGAGTGGACACTCCTTTGGCGGGCTAACTGGTTAAGTATCGCGGGGAGAGGTGACTTAGCTGTGAAGAGATCAGCGATTAGTTACGCTACCCCGCGTGCGCGCATGGCTGCGGGCTCCGGCGGCCGggtccgggctgcggtggggtaATAGAACCAAGGAGTGTTGCGGTTGGACGCACGTAGTCGGGTCGCCGTCGCCGCGTCGCGCGCGGGGGAGAGAGGAAAGCTGGCGCCGGTCGTTTACCCGGCGTCTTCTTGTCGGGGGCAGGAGCGGGAGCGGGTCCGGCTAAAAGCATTAGTTTCCTTTAAGGTCTGTTTAGTTCGCACACTAGTGCTTAGATAATGAATAAATTTACTAAAAAACATAATGAAATAAATCATATTCTGGCATCTGTAGCGAAGATGCACGTAACTAATCATTATTAAAAAGTTTGAGCTATAAGTTAGACAAAGTAAATCTAAGAAATAGTCATTGTTCACCACAACTAACAAAGGTTAAGTAGCATCAAATACAAAGCCTATCGCTGAACTTTTCCGGTGCTTGGCAATGTCTATAATAGTAGAGTAAATTTCGTAAAATTATATactttaataaaattatatatttaagtaatataaaactatagatttagtgtcaattttatcgcaaaattataaatattttagtaaaattattgcaaaactacatatttaaataataattttacaaaattacagatTTTGCACTGATTTTATagcaaaactacagattctaGCAGAGCTATCCCTAGCCCTGTTACCATGACGGCAGGTCCCGCTTGCACTCTCACAATAGTTGCTAGCTCATGAAACGGACTGTCCAGGTGTTCATGTGACTGCAAGCGGGAGCTATTCGTCAGGTTAATAGGTCTGcgatagaatctatagttttacgataaaatcagagctaaatttgtagttttgtgaaactgttatttaaatttgtaattttgcgataattttgtcaaagtatCTGTAGTTCCATGAGCTCCTGAACGGTCCATTTCATAAACTGTTAGCTGCTGTGAGACTGTAAGTAGGGCCCGATCGTCATGGTAACGGGCTAGGAACAACTCCTCtagaatctgtagttttgtgataaaatcgacgttaaatctatagttttatgaaattattgttttaatatgtagttttgcgataattttactaaaaatctatagttttacaataaaattAACACTAAGGGCTCGTTTGGTTTGATGCTGATGCTCGCCCCGCCAATCATTGGCGCACCCAAGCAGCATGAGCCATCGTTTGCTTCAGCGCCCAGGATTTGGTTCGTCAACACCCACGTGAGCTCCATAGTTCATTTTTTCGCCTATGCGTGGGCGTGGAGTGGGTGGTAGATTCCTTCGCCAATATTATTTGGCGCACCTACATGCTGGTCAAGCGATGCTAGGCACGAACCAAACAACccttaaatctatagttttgtaaaattattatttaaatttatagttttacgataattttattaaaatatctatagttctataaaatttactccAATATCCAAAATGTGCCAAGCTTACCACATTCTATTACGTTTCTCCTCCTGATGTAACAACACCCAGAAGCAAATCTAATATATTCCCTGAAGAGTCAACATTTGTTTTATaaaagataatattattttgACTGGGCTATAGTGCCCAACAAAGAACCCTGTATCTGTTTAGATCACAGCTCAGGGTTCATAGTCTGCCATCAGACCATCGTGATCGCCATCTAGATCGACCCACACATGATCAGTCCATGCATGACTTGCACCCAAAAACTTGTACTGATGATGATTCGGTCCAGCATGCTACCGAGTTATACAAATCATTCCGCGCAGCCAGTGGCCTTTACTTTAAACATGGTAATATCCCGAGCGATCATTTCAAGTGTGGGAACCCATCCCAGAACGAAAAACGCTGCTGAAAAAGCCGACAGACAAAAGCAGCAAGCTTTACCAGCTACCCCAGACGGGATCCATGCCCAAGCCCAACAATGTGCTTGCATGAAAAAGTTTCAGTTGTGCACAACAACAGTGGCAAGCAGGGTTTTATTTATCGGTAGCAAAAATTTATCAGGAATCACCGATAAATAGGATTTTCGAATTTATTGGTATTCTATCGGCGTTAGACAAATTGTTTGGtcaaaattttgaaagaaaGCTCAATTTCTCTAGAAAATAACACCGATTGTCTCCAAactatttaatataaaaaactacacataataatataaaaaataagataatatCACTAATTCAAAGATACAACAATAGTGGTGTACTGGTGTGCTGCTAgacgaaaattaaaaaaataaaaatttcggGCGATAAAAGAAATTTATCGGGCCCAATTGATAAAACAGAAATACCGGAATTCTATCGCTGATAAATTTTTCCCTGGTGGCAAGAACATGATGCACAAGGTCAATGGTAAAAATATGTGAGAAACAAAACCACCCGATCTATGCATATTTGCGCCGAAACCACAAATTTGCATCTAACATGTCATGCAATTAAGCTAATCTTGATCCATCAGAAGAACAGAACTGCAGGAGTGTTGCACAGCAGTTAGGTCCAGCAGCCAAGCACAGGGTTGGCCTCCAGTTCCCAAATAACTGGAACAGGTAAAAGACCAACAAAAGGTAGAAGGGTGCAGACTCTACATCCAGAAAATAAGGTTGAAAGCAACTAGCCTTTTGATGCTGCTTCAAGTTGTATCTGATTCTAAAGCATGTTACATACAATATAGCTCGCCCATCACTGGATTTCAGGGTTAAGCTCAACTTGGCAAAGAGTATGTCCTAAGTTTTCTACAGTGGAATGAACTAAAGCCTAAGCAAGTAACAGCACTATCCCACAGAACCTTACCAAGGCATGTATGATATTTCCGTTCGCTGATTTCATCAACGCAAAATGTCCTACTATtttcacttcttacaaaaatCTCCAACTGAGTACATGTCGCAACAACTTGAAGCCCTGCAATTACTCAGCCGAAGCAGCAAAAATGGAGTGCTTCAAGAATCTACGCTAGAATGTACAGCGAGTGGGTCCTTGTCCATTCAAAGAATGCCAAGACATGTCTTAGCCTTTCATTCTCTCATAGAAAAGCATGTAAGCCTAGCACCTGAGAACATCTTCTAGAGAGACTTTTCAACGATGCTACCATGTGCACAAAACCACGAGGAAGAGACACTTCTCTGCTGCTTGTGACTTCCAGTCCTTCTTGCTCTCACATAAGCAACAAAGTGCCCTTCTTCCCAGGAGGTGGTGGCACTACGGACTACGGTGCTCAATGACGCCAACTAGATGATAGCTGGAGTTATCTTTGTCCTTGAATCTGAAGATTAGATACATATAGAACAGTCAAACCAAAGGTAATGCtgcatatttttataattagtTATCTATTTATCAACAATGTCATGTCTTATTTgatctcacaagtcacaacctTGTATTGGTAACAAGAAACACATCATAAATGACTAATCATCTAATAATCCAATTTTTAACAAACGAAGGAAACTAGCAAATGCTAGTTTGTTCATATCCATGTAACACTGAAATACTAAAACCCAAGCATTTGAAGCCACCTTTGGACAAAACTTTAATGAGCTCTAAGATATAAATTCTGATTTTCTTTTCAATAATATGATACTTTTTTAAATGTCCACAGCGTAGTCAGTTATGTTTATTGCTAAAGGAAACAGAGTTTGGCGATGACCTGTGCATTCTGTACATATTTGAACAGGTGACATCGTATAAACAAAGGTGGACTTTTAATCAAAGACCATATTAAGAAAGGTAGATAGCAAagtgtaggaacgagattgatgACTAAGGGAtggtgaatagacgtctcaataaattttttgcGAAATCGATACTTTCTTCTATTTAgatcacccaacgtacctcaaaatTCAAGTGGAAGCAATAATAGAgataagttttaacaagagaaaatcgagataACACGACTCTATGGATGGCATATGAACCCTAaattccatttaagatcaatccatatgtcttaacactcgaaagatcacaacttgtaaaaaaacaagaaaaaatgaacacgcagcaacgaaactcttcaagttgattgtctagaggcaagagaattcaagacccatcacataaacatgtatatgtgaattttatgcctctaacaactaGAAGAATGAcatcacaaggtgctgaaatttcagcctaaaaatcaaaacaaaaatcaaaatcgaaaaccgaaaaacttgcttgcaagggaaccaatagaaggaaactagaaggaggtaaattcaaacatatgcaaaaacataaactttattactcaaataggtcagccctattttagacagattataaagatttatctctaaaaaaactctcacctattgtacttcatctccatcaccggactattcggtgagtcaTTCTGAGCCATCCAagtattttcttcttctctgtgtatgcatccggtgcacatcacttcaacACAGACTATCCTGTGAGTTGATTTTAGCCAACTAAGCCAATGCAACtgtctctggaaataatgctccggtgttacacagccttcatcactggaccattcgATGACTTAAACTTCGTtctgcttcttttcattcacaccggaccatccgatgggttgaaccttcgattTTCACAAGCTGCATCCTTCTTTGGTAATAATACTCCAGTGgattcatccttctcaacaccagatcatccagttgGATGagcattctcttcttttctctggaaatgATCCGGTAcaactcccactgatcaccagactatccggtgaggcttaacCTTCATTTTTCAGAACAACACCTTCTCTGAAAGAACTGCTCTGATGAGCACTCTGCTCAgacaccggacattccgatgaggtcttcaggcctctctctcatttgacaaatatactccggtgagtttaaaCACCCAGagtaccggaccatctggtaagGCAAATCTTCccgagacttctccaatttagtcCAACTTTGTTCCGGTTGTAGTGACTTCTTCATatgttgcatctatgagatctattaacatatattcttgatgaacatgttagtcctattaactatgttgtcattaatcaccaaagttacaatcatgatctaatggggccattttcgctacaccgaAGCTACCCCACCTCATCGTCCGGCCACCATCGCCCAACCATCATCACCAAGCCGCTGTTGCCCCGCCCTGCGCCCAGCCCCCTCGCCCCTCCACTTCCCGGCCCTTTTGCCACCGCCGCTTCCTAGCAACCGCCACGCGCCCACATAGGACAACGCGGTATGCGCCCAATGGGCTCGGGTTCAGGTTTGAGATTTCACCCGATTAGTAAATCGAGTATGAGTCGGGTTGGGCTTGTCGGGTTTGGGTCGGGTACAATTTTGCTCAACCAAACCCGATCTGACCCATTACCAGTCCTATTCCCGCTGGTTCGATTTGTGCAGCTAAGCGCTTGGCATCTTTAGTTTTGGATTCCACATAATCCGCCAGTTTGGTTTGTGTGATGATGTGCTGAAAAATCTTCAATTGCGGCTTTATGTGTTTAGGGTCCAAAACTGCTGTAAAACAGGGAATGATGTGCTAAATTGAAAGGTCATTTTCTCTATCCAAAAAAAGGAGCAGGCAGCTCTAAAAAAAGAGCAAccatctctaaaaaaaaaaaataacaaccaTGGATTCTTACCTTAAAAAGCTCAAGCATTTAACTACACACGAATGATGCGTTTTTTTTTCCATCATCAAAGAAAAAGCGTGGGTCCAAACTGCAAACAactaaaaatcaaaaaaaaaaaaactaatctcAGCTCATCCCCACCCCACGGCTGTCACTGAAGCACTACACCAAAATAcctcatcagtaccggttcaaaattgccatcagtgacgggttttaAACTGACACTAATTACTCGGCACCGATAGTGTGACGATAGTGAACCGGGTATGGAACAGATACTGATAGtccactatcagtgtcggttggcgGCTACAACCGGCACCGATAGTGAACTATCAGTGTTGATTGGAGCTaccaaccaacactgatagtcggtctcgATTCAACGTTTTTGGGTCGAAAAAaggttcaaattttttttcgcAACCAGAGGCACTCGATCAGAGGTCGCCCACCCGACCGCGCCTAATATTCACAAAGTCATATGATATTCGCTCGCATGAGGTAatcaagactcgaactcaagacctcacagGCAGTGCGCACGCATGACTcttctaaccatctcagctatcgtctgTTCGTAAGTATAGTagtaaaataaattattttgatatcttctgacCGAatatttgaatagctatttggatatttaaatgatctcaaataaaaaagtgatgaactacaaagttgtagatctcgttgagagttacaattttcatataaagtttttccccattcgacttcgtgtgaaaaagttatgaattttttaatgtgagctgtcatcgaccactgctgcaactttattataattatttgggcatttaaatgacctcaaattaaaaagtttttaactacaaagttgtagatctcattgagagGTATAATTtccatataaagtttttccccatcagatttcgtgtgaaaaagttatgaattttttaagatgagctataacagtagcaatcatcagtgctggttcgtggctagaatcggcactgatactgattatcagtggtggttcgtggctagaatcggcactgataatcatcagtaccggtttgtgattagaaccggtactgatgtatcagtaccagttcgtgtctaaaatcggcactgatgcagttactatcagtgccggttccagccaaaaaccgacactaatcgttactatcagtgccggttcttatctCCTCAGATGTTGTTCGCGCGCGGGAGTTtaataaccggcactgatacgtttTCAGTACCGATTACTATTGAATCGGTACTGATGGGACGTTACATATATGATATTTTTAGTAGTGAAGATCTCTCCTCACGCACGCGTCTCCTCCCATTCCCACACTCACTAAGTGAGTCTTCCACTGCCTTGCTGGCTTCCCACCAGACTAGGCATGCCAACAATATCATTTCTCTTTATGTCGCCGCATGCTCTCTCTCTTACACCTGCCCACCTCGCTCGCTCACCAGTCCCTTTCTCCTCTAGTCTTTGAGGCATCCACACCGTTGAATCGAGCCCACTACCTACCGCCTCGCTAACCCTACTTTATGGGGCTACTTTTTTGCCTCCCATCACCCATTGGTCATCTGCCACTACCTGCGGCCAACAGCGCTCGCCTCACCACCCCACCCgacttagggcctgtttgtttcagctagagattctgaaaagcagcttataaaagctggattgttaaaagctggattatgaaaagcttttagactgtagattctaaaaaagtttaatggacagtttaataaaatggactttcacaatctatcaaaagctgaggaaaaccagcttctcagattctcacaatccaaccagcagattttaaaaagttataacTAAAAGTTGCCTGCTTGTTTCAGCtttggattataaaagctgaaagccagaatccgaagctgaaataaacaggatCTTATATCGCCTCTGCCAAAGGGCCTGTATCCCAAGGTCAATTTTTCTAAACCTGGCAACAGATTAAACCCTCCCAACCTAATCCGCAGCGGTGGTGGCGACGGGTGACTTGTTGGTCGACAGAGAGGACGAACAAATCCAAGTGAAGGTCGAGTGTAACTTTTGTTGTTTCGGGTTGCTGGTAGAATAGCAAAAGTGGAACAAAAATGCATGCGTTTTGGCGCTAGCTTGCATGTACGTAGATAGATGTCAGATAGGGTCTGACAGCTAAACATGGGATGTTTTAAGTAGGTGATTGTATTCTCAGCATAAAAGGTGCATTTATCTAACTAACCATCCATGCGTTTTGGCGCTAGTGAATATATACCATCAAATAGCTAGGGTTTGATAGCCTGAAATGGTATGTTTTCAGTAGGAGGTACTTTGCATTGATAAGCTAATAGTTAATTGCTACCATGATATTCCTTTCCAGTGATCATTTGAGCGGGAAAACTTCCCAAAACATTGCAGATGTAGCTGCCTTATCATATGCCATTGTACATAATTCCAAGTCCAAACTTCAGCGATGCAAAAGACAAAAATCGGAGATGGCATTGCCTAAGACATCAAATATTAGGCAAATTGCTCAATGACACCGGAGAAGTGTGGAAATTGAAAAATAACATCCAGTGTGTCCCTGGCATGTGACCCTAGATCTCAGGTGTCATCTTCATGTTGGATGTTACTTCCGATTTCCATTATTTCATTCCCTGATACTACTagagaaatttttttccaaagaCCCGGAAATCTTCGTTCacaaattaatattttaattttttactgGTAATACACATAAAGATATTAAGGATTGCCGTATGGAATGTACAATCAGTACATATTTCTATCAAAAAATactcttataatttttttgtccagtttacatatataatataatgaaGCTTGCGCATTCGAGATGATGCTAACATCGAAAATGATGAGTAAAAGAGAATGAAAGAGGTGAAAAGCACTAGGCCTAATGCTAGCACAGAAAGTCGATGAAGGCGCACAGAGAAGCCATAACCTACACACAATTTACTAACCATCCACTTATGTTTGGAGAGAATAGCCCGCAAAGTTGGACTTATGCTTCTTGGGCCGCACCTAGTACTGTCTAAGCCCAAGTTCCTTGGCCCGAATAAAACTATTGTTATGTGCAACTATTTTATCAAATGTTTTCTTGCGGATGATTGTGTCACGTATCCACATGACTCTATTGCCAAAATTATGCTCTCATGCCATATGTTCGAATGCGGTTTTCCGGTCCACCCCTGGTTTGATTTGTGCAACTAAGTGCTTGTACGTTTGATTTCTATCTATGGTTTAGTTTATGCAGTTATATGCAACCAAAATGCGGACGAGTATGGAGCTTTATGGTAATGCTTTTAGATGGAGCCGAGTCAACTGGGTTCGAGCCCCCGATCCACACCCCTCATGTCTCCAACGAAGATCGCGTCATGGGAAAGCGCCGTTCAAAAAAATATACAACCAAGATTTCCATAACAGTTTGCATATACCCTTGGTGCGGTTGATCCACACATATCATAACCCTCTATTGTAGGATCAATGATCCTCCCAGTATAGTATTGAGTCCCTAAGCAGATGTGGTTCTTTTTTTCGAGCAATTCGGGTGTGGTGTGATATACTGATCGAAAGAGTTCAGTACATATCAGAGTACATAGAGGCATCTCGGTATACCGAGTCAAAATTACAGGATGAGCAACATAGTCTCGCCAAATCCACATATATTGGTGGCCTTCCTTGTAGCGATGGCTCCATAAGTCGATGCCATGCGTTGCAGCGCGCAACGTATCTGCAGTGGAGCCATCGCACGAATTGAAGACGAGATTATTCCTGGAGATCCGAACGTACGTGCCATAGCAGGATGAGAAGAACATCCAGCCAGACGTCGGTGGGTAGAAAATGCGAGTATCTGAGATTCCAGCATGGTATTAGTGGAACGTTCGCATGCAAAAGGATTTCTCTGGCTCATGAATGTTTTTGTGAAGAAGGTTTGCACGGGAGTTCAGCCTACCATTAATTGCAGAGTAACCAAGTGAAAAAATTAATCTTGGTAGGGACCTTGGTGGCCCAGATGCGAACGGCATTCGCATCCGTCAAGCCGGTCCCTTGAAGCAGGCGTAAGCTGGCTGGAGTAGACTTGTAGGCGCAGGGAGGGTTGCAGGCAAGGAATCGCTCATCCGGCAAGGTGGAGAGGGAAACATGCTGAAGAATGGCGTGCAGATCGGGGAGCTCACGCATTGCTGCCGTGGTGAGATGAAGGCGTAGGGAGAGGTCAAGGGTCAAGATGACCATCGAACACAGGGCAGACAGAAGCGTGCGGACGTGTGTTGTGAGAGAAAAGAGCAGGGAAAGCAAGGAAGAGGGAACGGTAATGTTGGAGTTCGTCGTGGATGAGGCGCCCAGGAAAGAGTCAAGGACACTGTCGCTGAGGTCGTCGCGCATACCGCGGAGGAGCTATTTTTTCTAGGGGGGACGGATCAGGCCGATGCATCTTATGGATGAACTTCATCAATATGCAGTGGTTTTGGGTGTCCAAATCCTTGACACCCAGGCCGTCCTCAGCTTGGTGAGACAAACCTTATCCCACACTATTGAGACACTGGGAACCATTGCACTTGTCATCGCCCATCCAAAGGGAGGCTAGCTCGGCGACACTGATCGAGTGCCTCAATCATAgtgcggggaggaggagggaagaCATGTAGTAAACAGAAAGATTGCTAAGAATGGAGTTCGCGAGGGTGATTCATCCGCCAGAGTTCAGAAGACGTGCATACCAACTAGACAAGTACCAATCGAAGGAGGCGAAGAGTGGTTGGCAGTCAGCAACTCAAAGCTTGGCATAGGAGAGAGGGAGACCAAGATAGGGCTGCGGGAAAGTGGAGATAGCGCATCCAAGGGTTGACACCATGGCAAAGGAGAGGGAGTCATCAAGGTTCATGGGGATAAAAAGTCGACTTGTGAAATTAATG contains:
- the LOC133899303 gene encoding U-box domain-containing protein 39-like, producing the protein MGAERAQRWKLLPFRFAPAAAKPKHRAPDVLVLSAPTRKEEEEEVPGEFLCPILGAPMADPVILPSGRTYERACVQACAELGLSLGTNGVVGEEPGGAGAVAIPNNALRAAVRTWCARSGRAAPVAPFAEEARKAVLRAARVPPARSASNLSCSSEGASAASTPSSSSAGSSTEMAAGEVVRGKEAMKEREEEFIRIEEAEEEVLAKAVEAGDEGEVEAAMAALRRATRDGKARRRELCGSRLLAALRRVLLSSRHTASARADAAAALANLSLEPENTVPIVRAGAVPALIEVLASAAAPPEAREHAAGALFGLALHEENRAAIGVLGAVPLLLAVLTTCDHALRARRDAGMALYHLSLAAVNQSKLARAPGAGRSLLSVASNVAEPSPIRRLALMVICNVAACVEGRTALMDAGAVATVSAILSDDARNSDLQEWCVAALYAMSRGSPRFRGLARAAGADRPLILIAEHAHAGVHKEMAQMALRAMLDLGDNSDGDLSDCRNSEGNYGGGSFASAPSHSHRRRAASWASAATPPSSHHWRSVFID